The following proteins are encoded in a genomic region of Acidobacteriaceae bacterium:
- a CDS encoding GTP-binding protein yields MAKEKFDRSKPHVNVGTIGHIDHGKTTLTAAITKVLSKHNPK; encoded by the coding sequence ATGGCGAAGGAAAAATTTGATCGCAGCAAGCCGCATGTGAACGTTGGGACGATTGGTCATATTGATCACGGCAAGACGACGTTGACGGCGGCGATCACGAAGGTGCTGTCGAAGCACAACCCGAAGAA